A stretch of the Streptomyces sp. NBC_01428 genome encodes the following:
- a CDS encoding DUF3068 domain-containing protein, whose product MRRKASLILLALAVFFTALSPLLRWYAFPRLAKVPAGQYQDMVLEAKDATLLDYGTMQAKKVPEVTIVQTLKGNVAASERIERTAGRDVVVWDSLSYVQGPDGKMVSKLPERYIFDAHSQDPVHATGESVDGDPVTREGIEFKWPFRTEKRDYEYFDAQTRTSAPIHYKDTRTFRGVTVYYFEQTIPWTKVTFPKIMPVQGITPESVAKTGTTRWYTTVRKFWVEPLTGAPVYGEEIHKEELRGGTLLGGRDKVTAFSGHVKMREDYIEHTVDLVKSNRTLILLLTSYLPWGFLVLGIALLALSLYLEARGRRPGDAAPAPVTDPEPVSA is encoded by the coding sequence ATGCGCCGCAAGGCAAGCCTGATCCTGCTCGCGCTCGCCGTGTTCTTCACGGCACTGTCCCCGCTGCTGCGCTGGTACGCGTTCCCGCGGCTGGCCAAGGTCCCCGCCGGCCAGTACCAGGACATGGTCCTGGAGGCGAAGGACGCGACCCTCCTCGACTACGGCACCATGCAGGCGAAGAAGGTCCCCGAGGTCACCATCGTGCAGACCCTCAAGGGCAACGTCGCCGCCTCCGAGCGGATCGAACGCACCGCGGGCCGCGACGTCGTCGTCTGGGACTCCCTCTCCTACGTCCAGGGTCCCGACGGGAAGATGGTCTCCAAGCTTCCCGAGCGCTACATCTTCGACGCCCACAGCCAGGACCCCGTCCACGCCACCGGCGAGTCCGTCGACGGCGACCCTGTCACCCGCGAGGGCATCGAGTTCAAGTGGCCCTTCCGGACGGAGAAACGGGACTACGAGTACTTTGACGCGCAGACCCGCACCTCGGCGCCCATCCACTACAAGGACACCCGGACCTTCCGGGGCGTCACGGTGTACTACTTCGAGCAGACCATCCCCTGGACGAAGGTGACGTTCCCCAAGATCATGCCCGTCCAGGGCATCACCCCGGAGTCCGTCGCCAAGACCGGCACCACCCGCTGGTACACCACCGTCCGCAAATTCTGGGTCGAACCGCTCACCGGAGCACCCGTCTACGGCGAGGAGATCCACAAGGAGGAGCTGCGCGGCGGCACCCTCCTCGGCGGCCGGGACAAGGTGACCGCCTTCTCCGGGCACGTGAAGATGCGCGAGGACTACATCGAGCACACCGTCGACCTCGTCAAGTCCAACCGCACCCTCATCCTGCTGCTGACCTCGTACCTCCCCTGGGGCTTCCTCGTCCTCGGTATCGCCCTGCTGGCCCTGTCCCTCTACCTGGAAGCCCGTGGACGCAGGCCCGGCGACGCCGCACCGGCCCCGGTCACCGACCCCGAACCCGTCAGCGCCTGA
- a CDS encoding flavin monoamine oxidase family protein: protein MFATMGALGLAPTAQAAQREQPYRAPKSGDFTLTGRGAAKVVIVGGGIAGLASAYELGKAGYDCTVLEARDRAGGRNFTVRGGDTTTDLYGNTQTARFSDGQYMNAGPARIPQWMVTLDYCRELGVPVEVFTNTNADAYMYNESSGMTKPVRHRTAKADVYGYVSELLAKATDKGALDRELTAADQDRLVEFLKDFGELGDKLAYEGGPRRGYTTVPAAAGTPGTVLGDVPTASEVFASGVGRYFSFEFEYDQAMLMFQPVGGMDQIPKALTRAVGAHRVRTGAAVTRITDKGHGVTVTYTQGGRTKSVDADFCIGALPPNILAKVPHNLDSGVQSALEAITPQSAGKIGLEYRSRWWELDHRIYGGITETDQDVTHIWHPSYGFNGRRGVMIGYYNYGSDADAYAKLAPKDRERRAVAAGVKIYGEKYRTELDSSFSHHWRQTPHLEAAWHDTPGGPDDPRYTPLNRPAGRVFFAGDWLSYTDAWQHGAFTSARNAVSALHARVLSS from the coding sequence ATGTTCGCGACCATGGGAGCCCTCGGCCTCGCGCCGACCGCGCAGGCCGCCCAGCGTGAACAGCCGTACCGGGCGCCGAAGTCGGGCGATTTCACGCTCACCGGGAGAGGTGCCGCAAAGGTCGTGATCGTAGGCGGCGGCATCGCCGGACTCGCCTCCGCCTACGAACTCGGCAAGGCGGGCTACGACTGTACGGTCCTGGAGGCCAGGGACCGCGCCGGTGGCCGCAACTTCACCGTGCGCGGCGGGGACACGACCACCGACCTGTACGGCAACACCCAGACGGCGCGCTTCAGCGACGGCCAGTACATGAACGCCGGACCGGCCCGCATCCCGCAGTGGATGGTCACCCTCGACTACTGCCGCGAACTCGGCGTCCCCGTCGAGGTGTTCACGAACACGAACGCGGATGCGTACATGTACAACGAGTCGTCCGGCATGACCAAGCCGGTCCGTCATCGCACCGCCAAGGCCGACGTGTACGGCTACGTCTCCGAACTGCTCGCCAAGGCCACCGACAAGGGGGCCCTCGACAGGGAACTGACCGCCGCCGACCAGGACCGGCTCGTCGAGTTCCTCAAGGACTTCGGCGAACTCGGCGACAAACTCGCCTACGAGGGCGGACCCCGCCGCGGCTACACCACCGTGCCCGCCGCCGCCGGAACCCCGGGGACCGTCCTCGGAGACGTACCCACCGCCTCCGAGGTCTTCGCGAGCGGCGTCGGCCGCTACTTCTCCTTCGAGTTCGAGTACGACCAGGCCATGCTGATGTTCCAGCCGGTCGGCGGCATGGACCAGATACCCAAGGCCCTCACCCGGGCCGTCGGAGCCCACCGCGTCCGCACCGGAGCCGCGGTCACCCGGATCACCGACAAGGGCCACGGCGTCACCGTCACGTACACCCAGGGCGGCCGGACGAAGTCCGTCGACGCCGACTTCTGCATCGGCGCCCTGCCGCCCAACATCCTCGCCAAGGTCCCGCACAACCTCGACTCCGGCGTCCAGAGCGCCCTGGAGGCGATCACCCCGCAGTCCGCGGGCAAGATCGGCCTCGAATACCGCTCACGCTGGTGGGAGCTCGACCACCGCATCTACGGCGGCATCACCGAGACCGACCAGGACGTCACCCACATCTGGCACCCCTCCTACGGCTTCAACGGCCGGCGCGGCGTCATGATCGGCTACTACAACTACGGCTCCGACGCCGACGCGTACGCCAAGCTCGCCCCCAAGGACCGGGAGAGGCGCGCGGTGGCGGCGGGCGTCAAGATCTACGGCGAGAAGTACCGGACCGAACTCGACTCGTCCTTCTCCCACCACTGGCGCCAGACGCCGCACCTCGAAGCCGCCTGGCACGACACCCCCGGCGGACCCGACGACCCCCGCTACACGCCCCTGAACCGGCCCGCCGGACGCGTCTTCTTCGCGGGCGACTGGCTCAGCTACACCGACGCCTGGCAGCACGGCGCCTTCACCTCCGCCCGCAACGCCGTCAGCGCGCTCCACGCGCGCGTGCTGTCGTCGTGA
- a CDS encoding SPW_0924 family protein, giving the protein MRALIAAATGFALALALVLTITAMGSPAGQTSPKPMLTTVPKHP; this is encoded by the coding sequence ATGCGCGCCCTCATCGCCGCCGCGACCGGCTTCGCCCTGGCGCTCGCGCTGGTCCTGACCATCACGGCCATGGGCTCGCCGGCCGGCCAGACCTCGCCGAAGCCGATGCTCACCACCGTCCCCAAGCACCCCTGA
- a CDS encoding right-handed parallel beta-helix repeat-containing protein → MRMRRTLLPLLGTALATGGVFVSASTASAAQTIEVATAAQLKSALTSAAPGDTIHLADGTYTGNFKTTTAASSGSRITLTGSAKAVLTAGGGYGLHLNGASYWTVRGITVTGGQKGIMIDSAKGVVVDTVTVHGLDMEGVHFRNSSTDGAIRNSKIYDTGNDGRGMGEGVYVGTAGGTSDRSDRIEISGNTIGPDVGGENVDIKEGTTGARITGNTFDGSGLTGANFDDSWVDVKGNDVLVENNKGTATTNDGYETHTQQSGWGCGTVFRGNTSDLRGATGDKQLAVNVTNYSTSCRTTVYASNMVTGGKGLTNVTVTP, encoded by the coding sequence ATGCGTATGCGACGCACACTTCTCCCCCTGCTCGGCACGGCACTGGCCACCGGCGGAGTGTTCGTGTCCGCCTCCACCGCGAGCGCGGCGCAGACCATCGAGGTCGCCACGGCCGCCCAGCTGAAGTCGGCGCTCACCTCCGCCGCGCCCGGCGACACCATTCACCTCGCGGACGGCACGTACACCGGCAACTTCAAGACGACGACGGCCGCGAGTTCGGGCTCCCGCATCACGCTCACCGGCTCGGCGAAGGCCGTCCTGACGGCGGGCGGCGGCTACGGGCTGCACCTCAACGGCGCCTCGTACTGGACGGTCCGGGGCATCACCGTCACCGGCGGCCAGAAGGGCATCATGATCGACTCGGCGAAGGGCGTCGTCGTCGACACGGTCACCGTCCACGGGCTCGACATGGAGGGCGTCCACTTCCGCAACTCCAGCACGGACGGCGCGATCAGGAACTCGAAGATCTACGACACCGGCAACGACGGCCGCGGTATGGGCGAGGGCGTCTACGTGGGCACGGCCGGCGGGACCTCGGACAGGAGCGACCGTATCGAGATCAGCGGCAACACGATCGGCCCGGACGTGGGCGGCGAGAACGTCGACATCAAGGAGGGCACGACGGGTGCGCGCATCACCGGCAACACCTTCGACGGCAGCGGGCTGACCGGCGCCAACTTCGACGACTCCTGGGTCGATGTGAAGGGCAACGACGTCCTCGTCGAGAACAACAAGGGAACCGCGACCACGAACGACGGGTACGAGACCCACACCCAGCAGTCCGGCTGGGGCTGCGGCACCGTGTTCCGCGGCAACACCTCGGACCTGCGGGGCGCCACCGGGGACAAGCAGCTCGCGGTCAACGTCACGAACTACAGCACGTCGTGCCGGACCACCGTGTACGCGTCGAACATGGTGACGGGCGGCAAGGGGCTCACCAATGTCACGGTGACGCCCTGA
- the rpsA gene encoding 30S ribosomal protein S1 yields the protein MTSSTETTSTTPQVAVNDIGNEEAFLAAIDETIKYFNDGDIVDGVIVKVDRDEVLLDIGYKTEGVIPSRELSIKHDVDPNEVVKVGDEIEALVLQKEDKEGRLILSKKRAQYERAWGTIEKIKEEDGIVTGTVIEVVKGGLILDIGLRGFLPASLVEMRRVRDLQPYVGKELEAKIIELDKNRNNVVLSRRAWLEQTQSEVRQTFLTTLQKGQVRSGVVSSIVNFGAFVDLGGVDGLVHVSELSWKHIDHPSEVVEVGQEVTVEVLDVDMDRERVSLSLKATQEDPWQQFARTHQIGQVVPGKVTKLVPFGAFVRVDEGIEGLVHISELAERHVEIPEQVVQVNDEIFVKVIDIDLERRRISLSLKQANEAFGADPASVDFDPTLYGMAASYDDQGNYIYPEGFDPETNDWLEGFESQREVWETQYAEAQQRFEQHQAQVIKSREADAQAEAEGASTSTAAPAASGGGGGSYSSESDDNSGALASDEALAALREKLAGGQS from the coding sequence ATGACGAGCAGCACCGAGACCACCTCTACCACGCCGCAGGTAGCGGTCAACGACATCGGTAACGAGGAAGCTTTCCTCGCCGCGATCGACGAGACGATCAAGTACTTCAACGACGGCGACATCGTCGACGGCGTCATCGTGAAGGTCGACCGGGACGAGGTCCTGCTCGACATCGGTTACAAGACCGAAGGTGTCATCCCGAGCCGCGAGCTCTCGATCAAGCACGACGTCGACCCGAACGAGGTCGTCAAGGTCGGCGACGAGATCGAAGCCCTTGTTCTCCAGAAGGAGGACAAGGAAGGCCGCCTGATCCTCTCGAAGAAGCGCGCCCAGTACGAGCGCGCCTGGGGCACCATCGAGAAGATCAAGGAAGAGGACGGCATCGTCACCGGCACCGTCATCGAGGTCGTCAAGGGTGGACTCATCCTTGACATCGGCCTCCGTGGCTTCCTGCCGGCTTCCCTCGTCGAGATGCGCCGTGTCCGCGACCTCCAGCCCTACGTGGGCAAGGAGCTCGAGGCCAAGATCATCGAGCTGGACAAGAACCGCAACAACGTGGTCCTGTCCCGCCGTGCCTGGCTGGAGCAGACCCAGTCCGAGGTTCGCCAGACGTTCCTCACGACCCTGCAGAAGGGTCAGGTCCGCTCCGGCGTCGTCTCCTCGATCGTCAACTTCGGTGCCTTCGTGGACCTGGGTGGCGTCGACGGTCTGGTGCACGTCTCCGAGCTCTCCTGGAAGCACATCGACCACCCCTCCGAGGTTGTCGAGGTCGGCCAGGAAGTCACCGTCGAGGTCCTCGACGTCGACATGGACCGCGAGCGTGTCTCCCTGTCGCTCAAGGCGACGCAGGAAGACCCGTGGCAGCAGTTCGCCCGGACGCACCAGATCGGTCAGGTCGTCCCGGGTAAGGTCACGAAGCTCGTCCCGTTCGGTGCGTTCGTCCGCGTGGACGAGGGCATCGAGGGTCTGGTCCACATCTCCGAGCTGGCCGAGCGCCACGTGGAGATCCCGGAGCAGGTCGTCCAGGTCAACGACGAGATCTTCGTCAAGGTCATCGACATCGACCTCGAGCGCCGCCGCATCAGCCTCTCGCTGAAGCAGGCCAACGAGGCCTTCGGTGCCGACCCGGCGTCGGTCGACTTCGACCCGACCCTGTACGGCATGGCCGCGTCGTACGACGACCAGGGCAACTACATCTACCCCGAGGGCTTCGACCCGGAGACCAACGACTGGCTCGAGGGCTTCGAGTCCCAGCGTGAGGTGTGGGAGACGCAGTACGCCGAGGCGCAGCAGCGCTTCGAGCAGCACCAGGCCCAGGTCATCAAGTCCCGCGAGGCCGACGCTCAGGCCGAGGCCGAGGGCGCCAGCACCTCCACCGCGGCTCCGGCCGCGTCCGGTGGCGGCGGCGGTTCGTACTCCTCGGAGTCGGACGACAACTCCGGCGCCCTGGCGTCGGACGAGGCCCTGGCGGCTCTGCGTGAGAAGCTCGCCGGCGGCCAGAGCTGA
- a CDS encoding class I SAM-dependent methyltransferase gives MTRPRRVGRKSTTREPIIQEPEPFEPEATRRAADLTESSRANRGWWDRNADEYQIEHGTFLGDDRFVWSPEGLDEVEAELLGPPEDLKDKDVLEIGAGAAQCSRWLAGQGARPVALDLSHRQLQHALRIGGGVPLVQADACALPFADASFDLACSAYGALPFIADQVLVLSEVRRVLRPGGRFVFSVTHPIRWAFPDEPGPEGLSVSASYFDRTPYVEQDDEGRAVYVEHHRTVGDRVRDVVAGGFRLVDLVEPEWPAWNTQEWGGWSPLRGNLIPGTAIFVCERD, from the coding sequence GTGACACGCCCGAGACGGGTTGGACGGAAGAGTACGACGAGGGAGCCGATCATCCAAGAGCCCGAACCGTTCGAACCGGAAGCCACCCGACGCGCCGCCGATCTCACCGAGAGTTCGCGGGCGAACCGGGGCTGGTGGGACCGGAACGCGGACGAGTACCAGATCGAACACGGCACGTTCCTCGGTGACGACCGGTTCGTGTGGAGTCCCGAGGGCCTCGACGAGGTGGAGGCCGAACTGCTCGGCCCGCCGGAGGACCTCAAGGACAAGGACGTCCTGGAGATCGGCGCCGGTGCGGCGCAGTGCTCCCGCTGGCTGGCCGGCCAGGGCGCGCGCCCGGTCGCCCTGGACCTCTCCCACCGCCAGCTCCAGCACGCGCTGCGGATCGGCGGCGGGGTGCCGCTGGTGCAGGCGGACGCCTGCGCGCTGCCCTTCGCGGACGCCTCCTTCGACCTCGCCTGCTCGGCGTACGGGGCGCTGCCGTTCATCGCCGACCAGGTGCTGGTGCTGAGCGAGGTGCGCCGGGTGCTGCGCCCCGGCGGCCGTTTCGTCTTCTCCGTCACCCACCCGATCCGCTGGGCGTTCCCGGACGAGCCGGGCCCCGAGGGGCTGTCGGTGTCCGCGTCCTACTTCGACCGCACCCCTTATGTGGAGCAGGACGACGAGGGCCGCGCGGTCTACGTCGAGCACCACAGGACGGTCGGCGACCGGGTCCGGGACGTGGTGGCCGGCGGTTTCCGTCTGGTCGACCTCGTCGAACCGGAATGGCCCGCCTGGAACACCCAGGAGTGGGGCGGCTGGTCCCCGTTGCGCGGCAACCTCATCCCGGGCACGGCGATCTTCGTGTGCGAACGGGACTGA
- a CDS encoding lytic transglycosylase domain-containing protein encodes MAAQFGRRLRTGAATTAVAAVAVAALSASQAPGVTADDHGRQTTGADVGQDASATGGDGSATGNSRYYTDLPPLDSPNPSPTVGSGTPAATGDAEAGIPASVLDAYKKAEESLRASKPGCNLPWQLLAAIGKVESGQARGGRVDASGTTLSPILGPVLNGNGFASISDTDHGAYDGDSTYDRAVGPMQFIPSTWDWAGRDGNHDGKKDPNNIYDAALAAGHYLCRFDHDMSVPSQMNQSILSYNNSTAYLNTVLSWLQFYRKGTHEVPDGTGTLPTHHSDDATTPSPGTTPPASSRPGHPSKPSKPTQPPTAPPTTPPTTPPTTPPTTPPPTKPPTPTETVDHLADGGSGKLTATAGDTFAQKIVVRTEDKADKAVARVRVRFTIVGDTDTTFTGGESVAVVMTNGLGAATAPALVAGEKTGGFTVRATVVGRTLAGLDHTATVTARQADALARTADTALTCVPGGEFTDQVEVKATYKGAVAGKVAATATLVKSADDATENDKGAFFKDADGKTVRTLKDLTTDADGLLKLPKLYADDTTGTFLLRITTTGGATLTVELTVAAAPEASETPAA; translated from the coding sequence ATGGCGGCGCAATTCGGCAGGAGGCTGCGCACAGGCGCGGCTACCACCGCTGTGGCCGCGGTCGCGGTCGCTGCTCTGTCCGCGTCGCAGGCGCCCGGAGTGACCGCCGACGACCACGGAAGACAGACCACCGGAGCCGACGTCGGCCAGGACGCGAGCGCCACGGGTGGCGACGGCAGCGCGACCGGCAACTCCCGCTACTACACGGACCTGCCGCCGCTCGACAGCCCGAACCCCTCGCCGACCGTCGGCAGCGGGACGCCCGCCGCCACGGGCGACGCCGAGGCGGGCATCCCCGCGAGCGTCCTCGACGCCTACAAGAAGGCCGAGGAGTCGCTGCGCGCGTCCAAGCCCGGCTGCAACCTGCCCTGGCAACTGCTCGCCGCCATCGGCAAGGTCGAGTCCGGCCAGGCCCGCGGCGGCCGCGTCGACGCGAGCGGGACGACCCTGTCACCGATCCTCGGCCCCGTCCTGAACGGCAACGGCTTCGCCAGCATCAGCGACACCGACCACGGCGCGTACGACGGCGACAGCACGTACGACCGTGCGGTGGGCCCCATGCAGTTCATCCCCTCCACCTGGGACTGGGCGGGCCGCGACGGCAACCACGACGGCAAGAAGGACCCCAACAACATCTACGACGCGGCCTTGGCCGCCGGGCACTACCTGTGCCGCTTCGACCACGACATGTCGGTCCCGTCGCAGATGAACCAGTCGATCCTCAGCTACAACAACTCGACGGCGTACCTCAACACCGTCCTGTCGTGGCTGCAGTTCTACCGCAAGGGCACGCACGAGGTGCCGGACGGCACCGGCACGCTGCCCACGCACCACAGCGACGACGCGACCACGCCGAGCCCGGGCACCACGCCGCCCGCCTCCTCGCGCCCCGGTCACCCGTCCAAGCCGTCCAAGCCCACGCAGCCCCCGACGGCGCCGCCCACCACGCCTCCCACCACCCCGCCGACCACGCCCCCCACCACGCCGCCTCCCACCAAACCGCCGACGCCCACCGAGACGGTGGACCACCTGGCGGACGGGGGCAGCGGGAAGCTCACCGCGACCGCCGGGGACACCTTCGCGCAGAAGATCGTGGTGCGGACCGAGGACAAGGCCGACAAGGCCGTGGCGCGGGTCCGGGTCCGCTTCACCATCGTCGGCGACACGGACACCACCTTCACCGGCGGCGAAAGCGTCGCCGTGGTGATGACGAACGGGCTCGGCGCGGCCACCGCCCCCGCCCTCGTCGCGGGCGAGAAGACCGGCGGCTTCACCGTCCGCGCCACCGTCGTGGGCCGCACCCTGGCCGGCCTCGACCACACCGCGACCGTCACCGCCCGCCAGGCCGACGCCCTCGCCCGCACCGCCGACACCGCGCTGACCTGCGTACCCGGCGGCGAGTTCACCGACCAGGTGGAGGTGAAGGCCACCTACAAGGGAGCCGTCGCCGGCAAGGTCGCCGCCACCGCGACCCTCGTGAAGTCCGCCGACGACGCCACCGAGAACGACAAGGGCGCCTTCTTCAAGGATGCCGACGGCAAGACCGTCCGCACCCTGAAGGACCTCACCACGGACGCCGACGGCCTGCTCAAGCTGCCGAAGCTGTACGCCGACGACACCACCGGCACCTTCCTGCTCCGCATCACCACCACGGGCGGCGCGACACTGACCGTCGAACTGACCGTGGCCGCCGCACCCGAGGCGTCCGAGACGCCCGCCGCCTGA
- the hrpB gene encoding ATP-dependent helicase HrpB has protein sequence MIRYDALDVLPVRGALPGLDDALEGHGGAVLVAPPGTGKTTLVPLALAGLLGDGRPPRRVVVAEPRRIAARAAARRMAWLLGEQVGGSIGFTVRGERVVGRHARVEVVTTGVLLQRLQRDQELSGVDVVVLDECHERHLDADTVAAFLLDVRAALRPELRLVAASATTDAGGWARLLGDAPVVEAQGVSHPVEVVWAPPARPVRPPHGMRVDPALLTHVASTVRRALAERTGDVLCFLPGVGEIARVAGQLGGLGDVDVLQVHGRAPAAVQDAVLTAAARRRVVLATSVAESSLTVPGVRVVVDSGLAREPRVDHARGLSALTTVRASQAAGRQRAGRAGREAPGAVYRCWAEAEDGRLARFPAPEIKVADLTAFALQAACWGDPEATGLALLDPPPGGAMAAARSVLTAVGAVDASGRATERGVRMSRLGLHPRLARALLDAAPEVGAARAADVVALLSEEPPREYGDDLAAAWRAARRGGDAYASRWRTESRRLRSAAAEAGSATGRGPSSGGVPSRAGAERGDGERSERSGGAEQGAPGDDRVVGLVAALAFPERLARVQGASHLMVNGTRADVGEGSSLRGAAWLAVAVADRPVGSGHARVRLAAVTDEGTARRAAAGLHSEGDEVHWAQGDVVARRVERLGAVELAVRPLRNAGSGLVREALLEGLREEGFGLLRWSADAEVLRQRLAFVHRRLGAPWPDVGDEALHGRVEEWLEPELSRARRRADLARIDAGQALNRLLPWSTGEAGRLDELAPERIGVPSGSRIRVDYGDPEQPVLAVKLQEMFGLQASPAVAGVPVLVHLLSPAGRPAAVTADLASFWKDGYKGVRAELRGRYPKHPWPEDPATAEPTRYTNARLRR, from the coding sequence GTGATCCGTTACGACGCCCTGGACGTCCTGCCCGTACGCGGTGCCCTGCCCGGTCTCGACGACGCCCTGGAGGGGCACGGCGGGGCGGTGCTGGTGGCGCCGCCCGGCACCGGCAAGACGACCCTGGTGCCGCTGGCGCTGGCCGGGCTGCTGGGCGACGGGCGCCCGCCGCGCCGGGTGGTGGTGGCCGAGCCGCGGCGGATCGCGGCCCGGGCGGCGGCGCGGCGGATGGCGTGGCTGCTGGGCGAGCAGGTCGGCGGGAGCATCGGCTTCACGGTGCGCGGGGAGCGCGTCGTCGGTCGCCACGCACGCGTGGAGGTCGTCACGACGGGTGTCCTGCTCCAGCGTCTCCAGCGGGACCAGGAGCTGTCGGGCGTCGACGTCGTCGTGCTCGACGAGTGTCACGAGCGCCATCTGGACGCCGACACGGTGGCCGCGTTCCTGCTCGACGTGCGGGCCGCGCTCCGTCCCGAGCTGCGGCTGGTCGCCGCGTCCGCGACGACGGACGCGGGAGGCTGGGCCCGGCTGCTCGGAGACGCACCGGTCGTCGAGGCGCAGGGCGTCTCCCATCCGGTCGAGGTGGTGTGGGCCCCGCCCGCCCGTCCGGTCCGGCCGCCGCACGGGATGCGGGTGGACCCGGCACTGCTGACGCACGTGGCGTCAACGGTACGGCGGGCGCTGGCCGAACGGACGGGTGACGTCCTGTGCTTCCTTCCCGGCGTCGGGGAGATCGCGCGGGTCGCGGGACAGCTGGGCGGTCTCGGCGACGTCGACGTCCTCCAGGTCCACGGGCGGGCGCCTGCGGCCGTGCAGGACGCGGTGCTCACGGCGGCCGCCCGGCGCCGGGTGGTCCTCGCGACGTCGGTGGCCGAGTCGTCACTGACGGTTCCCGGGGTGCGCGTGGTGGTGGACTCCGGGCTGGCGCGCGAGCCGCGGGTGGATCACGCGCGCGGGCTGAGCGCGCTGACGACCGTGCGGGCCTCGCAGGCGGCCGGACGGCAGCGGGCGGGGCGGGCCGGCCGGGAGGCGCCGGGCGCGGTGTACCGGTGCTGGGCGGAGGCGGAGGACGGCCGGCTGGCGCGTTTCCCCGCACCGGAGATCAAGGTGGCCGACCTGACGGCGTTCGCGCTCCAGGCGGCCTGCTGGGGTGATCCGGAGGCGACGGGGCTGGCCCTGCTGGATCCGCCGCCGGGCGGGGCGATGGCGGCGGCCCGGTCCGTCCTGACGGCCGTGGGCGCGGTCGACGCCTCGGGGCGGGCCACCGAGCGCGGTGTCCGTATGTCCCGGCTGGGCCTGCATCCCCGGCTCGCGCGGGCCCTGCTGGACGCGGCACCGGAGGTGGGCGCGGCGCGGGCCGCCGACGTGGTCGCGCTGCTGAGCGAGGAGCCGCCGCGCGAGTACGGCGACGACCTGGCCGCGGCCTGGCGCGCGGCCCGGCGCGGCGGTGACGCCTACGCGTCCCGCTGGCGCACCGAGTCCCGCCGGCTGCGCTCGGCGGCGGCGGAGGCGGGCTCCGCGACGGGCCGCGGGCCGTCGTCCGGCGGCGTGCCCTCGCGGGCGGGAGCCGAACGCGGCGACGGGGAGCGGTCCGAGAGGTCCGGCGGTGCGGAGCAGGGGGCGCCCGGGGACGACCGGGTGGTCGGGCTCGTCGCGGCGCTGGCGTTCCCCGAGCGCCTCGCGCGCGTGCAGGGCGCCTCGCATCTCATGGTCAACGGCACCCGTGCCGATGTCGGGGAGGGTTCCTCGCTGCGCGGTGCTGCCTGGCTGGCGGTGGCCGTCGCCGACCGTCCCGTCGGGAGCGGCCACGCGCGGGTGCGGCTCGCCGCCGTCACGGACGAGGGCACGGCACGGCGGGCCGCCGCCGGGCTGCACTCCGAGGGCGACGAGGTCCACTGGGCGCAGGGTGACGTCGTCGCGCGGCGGGTGGAGCGGCTGGGTGCGGTGGAACTGGCGGTGCGACCGCTGCGGAACGCCGGCTCCGGGCTCGTACGGGAGGCGTTGCTGGAGGGGCTGCGGGAGGAGGGGTTCGGGCTGCTGCGGTGGTCGGCGGACGCCGAAGTGCTGCGGCAGCGGCTGGCGTTCGTGCACCGGCGGCTCGGCGCCCCGTGGCCCGACGTCGGTGACGAGGCGCTGCACGGGCGCGTGGAGGAGTGGCTGGAGCCGGAGCTGAGCCGGGCGCGGCGGCGGGCGGACCTTGCGCGGATCGACGCCGGGCAGGCGCTGAACCGGCTGCTGCCGTGGTCCACGGGCGAGGCGGGCCGACTCGACGAGCTGGCCCCCGAGCGGATCGGGGTGCCGAGCGGTTCACGGATCCGCGTCGACTACGGCGATCCCGAACAGCCGGTGCTCGCGGTGAAGTTGCAGGAGATGTTCGGGTTGCAGGCGTCGCCCGCGGTCGCCGGGGTCCCCGTGCTGGTGCACCTGCTCTCCCCCGCCGGCCGGCCCGCCGCGGTGACGGCGGACCTGGCCTCCTTCTGGAAGGACGGGTACAAGGGCGTACGGGCGGAGCTGCGGGGCCGGTATCCGAAGCATCCGTGGCCCGAGGACCCGGCGACGGCGGAGCCGACGCGGTACACGAACGCGCGGCTCAGGCGCTGA